One Oreochromis niloticus isolate F11D_XX linkage group LG16, O_niloticus_UMD_NMBU, whole genome shotgun sequence genomic window carries:
- the sf3b1 gene encoding splicing factor 3B subunit 1 isoform X2, which yields MLEQNLSKEEREIRQQLAEKAKSGDLKAVNGSAAAQAVPKRKRRWDQTADQTPSNATPKKMSSWDQADASAETPGHTPAHTPSNSRWDETPGRPKGSETPGATPSSRMWDPTPSHTPAGAATPGRDTPGHATPGHGGATGSVRKNRWDETPKTERETPGHGSGWAETPRTDRGEESVGETPTPGASKRKSRWDETPASQMGSSTPLFTPGKTPIGTPAMELQTPTTAHMTPEQLQAWRWEREIDERNRPLTDEELDAMFPEGYKVLPPPAGYVPIRTPARKLAATPTPIGGMTGFHMQAEDRTTKQMNDQPSGNLPFLKPDDIQYFDKLLVEVDESTLSPEEQKERKIMKLLLKIKNGTPPMRKAALRQITDKAREFGAGPLFNQILPLLMSPTLEDQERHLLVKVIDRILYKLDDLVRPYVHKILVVIEPLLIDEDYYARVEGREIISNLAKAAGLATMISTMRPDIDNMDEYVRNTTARAFAVVASALGIPSLLPFLKAVCKSKKSWQARHTGIKIVQQIAILMGCAILPHLRSLVEIIEHGLVDEQQKVRTISALAIAALAEAATPYGIESFDSVLKPLWKGIRQHRGKGLAAFLKAIGYLIPLMDAEYANYYTREVMLILIREFQSPDEEMKKIVLKVVKQCCGTDGVEANYIKTEILPPFFKHFWQHRMALDRRNYRQLVDTTVELANKVGAAEIISRIVDDLKDEAEQYRKMVMETIEKIMGNLGAADIDHKLEEQLIDGILYAFQEQTTEDSVMLNGFGTVVNALGKRVKPYLPQICGTVLWRLNNKSAKVRQQAADLISRTAVVMKTCQEEKLMGHLGVVLYEYLGEEYPEVLGSILGALKAIVNVIGMHKMTPPIKDLLPRLTPILKNRHEKVQENCIDLVGRIADRGAEYVSAREWMRICFELLELLKAHKKAIRRATVNTFGYIAKAIGPHDVLATLLNNLKVQERQNRVCTTVAIAIVAETCSPFTVLPALMNEYRVPELNVQNGVLKSLSFLFEYIGEMGKDYIYAVTPLLEDALMDRDLVHRQTASAVVQHMSLGVYGFGCEDSLNHLLNYVWPNVFETSPHVIQAVMGALEGLRVALGPCRMLQYCLQGLFHPARKVRDVYWKIYNSIYIGSQDALIAHYPQVYNDDKNVYVRYELEYTL from the exons AGAGAGATTCGTCAGCAGCTGGCAGAGAAGGCCAAATCAGGGGACCTGAAAGCTGTCAATGGGTCTGCTGCTGCCCAAGCTGTCCCTAAACGTAAGCGTCGCTGGGACCAGACAGCTGACCAAACCCCCTCCAATGCTACACCCAAAAAGATGTCCAGCTGGGACCAAGCTGATGCCAGTGCTGAA ACTCCTGGACATACCCCTGCTCACACACCTTCAAACAGCCGATGGGATGAAACCCCCGGTCGCCCTAAAGGCAGTGAAACCCCAGGGGCCACTCCTAGTTCCCGAATGTGGGACCCGACTCCTAGCCACACACCTGCCGGTGCTGCCACACCAGGCAGAGACACGCCTGGCCATGCCACACCTGGTCACGGGGGAGCCACAGGAAGCGTTCGCAAAAATCGCTGGGATGAGACCCCAAAGACTGAGAGGGAGACCCCAGGACATGGGAGCGGCTGGGCTGAGACCCCAAGAACAGATAGAGGAGAAGAGTCAGTGGGCGAAACTCCGACTCCAGGAGCCAGTAAGAGGAAGTCTCGGTGGGATGAAACCCCTGCCAGCCAGATGGGCTCCTCAACACCACTTTTTACCCCAGGAAAAACTCCCATAGGCACACCAGCCATGGAATTGCAAACCCCAACTACAG CACACATGACTCCAGAGCAGCTGCAGGCATGGAGGTGGGAGAGAGAAATTGATGAGAGGAACCGACCTCTAACAGACGAGGAGCTGGATGCCATGTTCCCAGAGGGATACAAG gTGTTGCCTCCTCCTGCAGGCTACGTGCCTATCCGCACCCCGGCCCGTAAACTGGCAGCCACGCCCACACCCATTGGAGGCATGACAGGCTTCCATATGCAGGCAGAGGATCGCACCACAAAACAGATGAACGACCAACCCTCAGGAAATCTCCCTTTCCTCAAACCAGATGACATCCAGTACTTTGACAAACTGCTG GTGGAGGTGGATGAGTCCACTCTGAGCCCCGAAGaacagaaagaaaggaagattatgaagctgctgctgaagatTAAAAATGGAACTCCTCCCATGAGAAAG GCTGCTCTGCGTCAGATCACAGATAAGGCTCGCGAATTCGGAGCAGGTCCCCTGTTCAACCAGATCCTGCCACTGCTTATGTCCCCCACCCTGGAGGATCAGGAGCGCCATCTTTTGGTTAAAGTCATTGACCGCATTCTCTACAAACTGGATGACCTGGTCCGACCATATGTTCACAAG ATCCTGGTGGTTATTGAGCCGCTGCTCATCGATGAAGACTATTATGCCAGAGTGGAAGGCAGAGAGATCATCTCTAACTTGGCAAAG GCTGCTGGTTTAGCTACTATGATCTCCACGATGCGACCTGATATCGACAACATGGACGAGTACGTCAGAAACACCACAGCCCGAGCCTTTGCTGTTGTAGCCTCCGCCCTCGGGAtcccctctctcctcccttTCCTCAAAGCTGTGTGCAAAAGCAAGAAGTCCTGGCAGGCTCGGCACACAGGCATCAAGATTGTGCAGCAGATCGCCATCCTCATGGGCTGCGCCATTCTGCCTCACCTTCGCAGTTTGGTTGAGATTATTGAACATG GGCTTGTGGATGAGCAGCAGAAGGTGAGGACCATCAGTGCCCTGGCTATAGCTGCCCTGGCTGAAGCTGCCACACCATACGGTATCGAGTCCTTTGACTCGGTGCTGAAGCCACTGTGGAAAGGCATCAGGCAACACAGAGGAAAG GGTCTGGCTGCTTTCCTCAAAGCTATTGGTTACCTCATCCCACTGATGGATGCTGAGTATGCAAACTACTACACCAGAGAGGTGATGCTGATCCTCATCAGAGAGTTTCAGTCCCCTGATGAGGAGATGAAAAAGATTGTGCTCAAG GTGGTGAAGCAGTGCTGTGGCACAGATGGTGTTGAGGCCAACTACATCAAGACTGAAATCCTGCCCCCCTTCTTCAAGCATTTCTGGCAGCACAGGATGGCTCTGGACAGACGCAACTACAGACAG CTGGTGGACACCACAGTGGAGTTGGCTAACAAAGTGGGAGCAGCAGAGATCATCTCACGTATCGTTGATGACCTGAAAGACGAGGCAGAACAGTACAGGAAGATGGTGATGGAGACCATTGAAAAAATCATGGGCAACTTGGGCGCAGCTGACATCGACCACAAGCTGGAGGAGCAGCTGATCGACGGTATTCTGTATGCCTTCCAGGAGCAGACGACAGAG GATTCTGTCATGCTGAATGGTTTCGGTACAGTGGTGAATGCCCTTGGGAAGCGTGTGAAACCCTACCTGCCACAGATCTGCGGTACGGTACTGTGGCGTCTCAACAACAAGTCGGCCAAGGTCCGTCAGCAAGCTGCTGACCTGATCTCCCGCACAGCCGTGGTCATGAAGACCTGCCAGGAG GAGAAGCTGATGGGTCATTTGGGGGTGGTGCTGTACGAGTATCTGGGAGAGGAGTACCCCGAGGTGCTGGGCAGCATCCTTGGAGCGCTGAAGGCCATTGTGAATGTTATTG GCATGCACAAGATGACCCCACCAATCAAAGACCTGCTTCCTCGTTTGACTCCCATCCTGAAGAACAGACATGAGAAAGTCCAGGAGAACTGCATCGACCTGGTGGGCAGGATCGCCGACAG GGGTGCTGAGTACGTGTCTGCCAGGGAGTGGATGAGGATCTGTTTCGAGTTGCTGGAGTTGCTCAAGGCACACAAAAAGGCCATCCGCAGAGCCACCGTCAACACGTTTGGTTATATCGCCAAAGCCATCGG TCCTCATGATGTCTTGGCCACTCTGCTCAATAACCTTAAAGTCCAGGAGCGACAGAACAGGGTCTGCACGACCGTGGCCATCGCCATTGTTGCTGAGACCTGTTCGCCCTTCACGGTGCTGCCGGCCCTAATGAACGAATACCGCGTGCCTGAGCTCAACGTGCAAAACGGTGTACTGAAGTCCCTCTCCTTCCTGTTCGAGTACATTGGAGAGATGGGCAAAGACTACATCTATGCCGTCACGCCGCTGCTGGAGGATGCACTTATGGACAG AGACCTGGTCCATAGACAGACAGCCAGCGCTGTGGTCCAGCACATGTCCCTCGGTGTCTACGGTTTTGGCTGTGAGGACTCCCTCAACCACTTGTTGAACTACGTGTGGCCCAACGTATTTGAGACGTCACCTCACGTCATCCAGGCTGTGATGGGCGCTTTGGAGGGGCTGAGGGTCGCTCTCGGGCCCTGCCGCATGCTGCAGTACTGCTTACAG